In Dyadobacter subterraneus, a single genomic region encodes these proteins:
- a CDS encoding alpha/beta hydrolase family protein, with protein sequence MKTLTSILFSTAISLSINSFAQKAELCQGAYFTEAEGKAFLDSHVPASKLAWETRAQKIKAQIRAGMELETIPAKPKSIPIIHSKRTMDGYTIENVAFESLPGVYVTGNLYRPIKKQKSYAGILCPHGHGENPHGRFREQTQKRCATLARMGAVVFVVDMVGQGDAKQTEHKFSKALKLNTIDNIRALDFLISQPGVDAERIGVTGESGGGTQTFLLAALDQRVKVSAPTVMVSAHFFGGCVCESGMSIHKKGDFQTNNVEIAALTAPRPMLLTSDGGDWTKNTPEVEFPFIQNIYSLYGKKSEVENVHLADEKHDYGPSKRKAMYVFMAKHLNLDLKSVLDAQGNIDENPSKVLDQKDLEVFNTAHPRPASAIMGDEAVLKLL encoded by the coding sequence ATGAAAACCTTAACATCGATCTTATTTTCTACGGCAATTTCTTTGTCGATAAATTCCTTTGCACAAAAAGCAGAACTATGCCAGGGAGCATATTTTACAGAAGCAGAGGGTAAAGCGTTTCTGGATAGTCATGTTCCCGCTTCAAAACTGGCATGGGAAACCCGGGCGCAAAAAATTAAGGCACAAATACGTGCAGGAATGGAGCTGGAAACAATTCCTGCCAAGCCAAAATCTATCCCGATTATCCACAGCAAACGTACTATGGATGGATATACCATCGAAAATGTTGCTTTTGAAAGTCTGCCTGGTGTTTATGTGACTGGGAATTTATATCGACCCATAAAAAAACAAAAATCATATGCCGGAATTCTTTGTCCGCATGGGCATGGAGAAAATCCGCACGGACGTTTCCGTGAACAAACCCAAAAACGCTGTGCAACTTTGGCGCGCATGGGTGCTGTTGTTTTTGTGGTGGATATGGTTGGACAAGGTGATGCGAAACAAACGGAGCATAAATTTTCAAAAGCTTTAAAACTTAATACAATCGACAACATTCGCGCGCTGGATTTTCTTATATCTCAGCCAGGCGTTGATGCTGAACGTATCGGGGTAACCGGCGAGTCGGGTGGGGGTACGCAGACTTTTTTACTCGCTGCACTTGATCAGCGCGTAAAAGTTTCCGCACCGACGGTGATGGTTTCAGCCCATTTCTTCGGCGGATGCGTTTGTGAAAGCGGAATGTCTATTCATAAAAAAGGAGATTTTCAGACAAATAATGTAGAAATCGCAGCTTTAACGGCACCAAGACCAATGTTGCTAACTTCTGATGGTGGCGACTGGACAAAAAATACTCCGGAAGTTGAATTTCCCTTTATTCAAAATATTTATTCGCTTTACGGGAAAAAAAGTGAAGTTGAAAATGTTCATTTGGCTGATGAAAAACATGATTACGGTCCAAGCAAGCGTAAGGCAATGTATGTTTTTATGGCCAAACATTTGAATCTTGATCTTAAATCTGTTTTGGACGCGCAAGGAAATATTGATGAAAATCCATCAAAAGTATTAGATCAGAAAGATCTGGAAGTTTTCAATACCGCACATCCACGACCAGCCAGTGCGATAATGGGCGATGAAGCTGTGTTAAAACTTTTATAA
- a CDS encoding diacylglycerol/lipid kinase family protein gives MFSERKVLLVVNPISGDKDKQEILLKVAARAEEDDYVLSIFSTTGIDDLTQIRELVKNLCPSRVLVAGGDGTISMVAEAVQGLEVIFGIIPAGSANGLSADFGLPTSIDESIHVAFGENFVHIDAVKINEDISLHLSDIGLNALLVKNYENGDLRGKLGYALEMFKTLNEHENFQVRITTDEGVIETEALVVIIANAKKYGTGISINPFGDMSDGKFELVIAKKIDFIETAKFLTGNTEFNHDVMEFLSVEKAKIECIDREVYFQVDGEYKGEVRELIAEILKGFVRIAVP, from the coding sequence ATGTTTTCAGAACGAAAAGTTTTGTTGGTTGTCAACCCAATATCAGGAGATAAGGATAAACAGGAAATTCTTTTAAAAGTTGCCGCCAGGGCGGAGGAGGATGATTATGTTTTGAGCATTTTTTCTACAACCGGAATTGATGATTTGACTCAAATAAGAGAACTGGTAAAAAACCTGTGCCCCAGTCGTGTTTTAGTAGCTGGCGGTGACGGCACAATATCAATGGTAGCCGAAGCAGTTCAGGGTTTGGAGGTGATTTTTGGGATCATTCCGGCTGGTTCTGCAAATGGTCTGTCGGCAGATTTCGGGTTGCCTACTTCTATTGATGAATCCATCCATGTAGCATTTGGTGAAAATTTCGTCCATATTGATGCTGTAAAAATCAATGAAGATATAAGCCTGCATTTAAGTGACATAGGGTTGAATGCTCTTTTGGTGAAAAATTATGAAAACGGCGACTTACGGGGAAAACTCGGGTATGCACTGGAAATGTTCAAAACGCTGAATGAGCATGAAAACTTTCAGGTGAGAATCACGACGGACGAAGGCGTTATTGAAACGGAAGCATTAGTTGTAATTATTGCCAATGCAAAAAAATATGGCACTGGAATTAGTATCAATCCTTTTGGTGATATGTCGGATGGAAAGTTTGAACTGGTCATCGCCAAGAAAATCGACTTCATTGAAACTGCCAAATTCCTGACGGGAAATACTGAATTTAATCATGACGTGATGGAATTTCTTTCCGTTGAAAAAGCAAAAATTGAATGTATCGACCGGGAAGTTTATTTTCAGGTTGACGGGGAATATAAAGGTGAAGTGCGCGAATTAATTGCTGAAATTTTGAAAGGATTTGTCAGAATCGCGGTTCCGTGA
- a CDS encoding App1 family protein, which produces MKRCDLKLYRGYANKKEIVVFGHIVEKYPEGDHKYTRTGFRYARTIIQLFSLKTIPNLRVILRVGSVVAETIAEEDGYFRFQIPFHEPMEGGWHPYEVRVDDEVGKHKYKVTRQEEFFIPYESSYGIISDIDDTFLISHSRRSFKKLFVLLAKNVQARKPFDDVVKHYQLLSLASRTNPQQQNNIFFYVSSSEWNLYDMIVRFAELNGLPKAILKLKKIKSGLDDFIMTGAGSHGHKFRKIQNIVEFYPELQFILLGDDSQKDPEIYAEICAMYAPNIRAVYIRQTRKRSKSEVTMLLKTIQEMNIDTCYFSHSNKAIIHSIETGIVFRQPTENNKFK; this is translated from the coding sequence ATGAAACGATGCGACTTAAAACTATACAGAGGTTATGCAAATAAAAAGGAAATAGTTGTTTTTGGCCATATCGTCGAAAAATATCCTGAAGGCGATCATAAATATACCCGCACAGGTTTTAGGTATGCACGCACCATTATCCAGTTATTTTCATTAAAAACTATACCAAATTTACGCGTCATTTTGCGCGTAGGTTCAGTGGTAGCCGAAACCATCGCAGAAGAAGACGGATATTTCCGATTCCAGATACCCTTCCACGAACCTATGGAAGGTGGCTGGCATCCGTATGAAGTACGTGTAGATGATGAAGTTGGGAAACATAAGTACAAGGTTACCAGGCAGGAAGAGTTTTTTATTCCTTACGAGAGCTCTTATGGAATCATTTCTGATATAGATGATACATTCCTCATTTCCCATAGCCGGCGTTCCTTCAAAAAATTATTTGTCCTGCTCGCAAAAAATGTCCAGGCCCGAAAACCTTTTGACGATGTGGTCAAACATTACCAGCTTTTATCGCTCGCAAGCCGCACAAATCCACAGCAGCAAAATAATATTTTCTTCTATGTTTCAAGCAGCGAATGGAATCTATATGATATGATTGTCCGCTTTGCCGAACTGAACGGATTACCCAAAGCAATTCTTAAACTTAAAAAAATCAAATCGGGACTCGATGATTTTATCATGACCGGCGCTGGCTCTCATGGCCATAAATTTCGTAAAATTCAGAATATTGTTGAATTTTACCCGGAATTGCAATTCATTTTGCTGGGTGATGATTCCCAGAAAGATCCCGAAATTTATGCTGAAATTTGCGCCATGTATGCGCCTAATATCCGGGCAGTTTATATCCGTCAGACGCGTAAAAGAAGTAAATCCGAGGTAACAATGCTTTTAAAAACAATACAGGAAATGAATATTGACACCTGCTATTTTTCTCACAGCAACAAAGCCATCATTCATTCCATAGAAACCGGAATTGTATTCAGACAGCCCACGGAAAATAATAAATTCAAATAA